A stretch of the Arachis stenosperma cultivar V10309 chromosome 6, arast.V10309.gnm1.PFL2, whole genome shotgun sequence genome encodes the following:
- the LOC130933575 gene encoding uncharacterized protein LOC130933575, with the protein MDTRRKPSTMAIECLEMFHGIDRTAFRMLTQVLHREVKQSLMVMAFLLSLETMGLNGIVQTAIKKEGWFMNSLADECVICLQCLVSHEFSGFVEKSRKLETLGHVLKTELTLYQVHRMRSVLLTLIPDTLSTICARIMGDITMDAVWLEYQRTPKELLDFNTHDQCISVAPEALSRHNNGRRLHMQQGGRQIDQDKGKQKYVCKELDDAECPKTLTVCFGRESMPTAEGIAEFFCNMFGHVVQRVTVMPRRDKESGEFAFVLFNDASIPRIIMGDKNVVHHTIQGMKCWIRWWTGTHYRCVN; encoded by the coding sequence ATGGATACTAGAAGGAAGCCCTCAACAATGGCAATCGAATGTTTGGAAATGTTCCATGGAATCGATCGAACTGCATTCAGGATGCTGACGCAAGTCCTTCACCGTGAAGTTAAACAGTCCCTGATGGTCATGGCATTTCTACTGTCACTGGAGACAATGGGACTGAATGGTATTGTGCAAACAGCCATAAAAAAAGAAGGCTGGTTTATGAACAGTCTTGCCGATGAATGTGTCATCTGTTTGCAATGCCTAGTATCTCATGAGTTCTCTGGGTTTGTGGAGAAGTCCAGAAAACTCGAAACCCTCGGACACGTGCTGAAAACTGAGCTCACGTTATATCAGGTTCATAGGATGAGATCCGTCCTCCTAACTCTAATTCCCGATACCCTATCAACCATTTGCGCTAGAATTATGGGCGACATAACGATGGATGCGGTGTGGTTGGAGTACCAGAGGACTCCTAAAGAACTACTGGATTTCAACACACATGACCAGTGCATATCGGTTGCACCAGAGGCATTGAGTAGACATAACAATGGCCGAAGATTGCATATGCAACAAGGAGGAAGGCAAATTGATCAAGATAAGGGAAAGCAGAAGTACGTCTGCAAGGAGCTGGATGACGCGGAATGTCCAAAGACACTGACCGTATGCTTCGGTCGAGAGTCCATGCCCACTGCAGAGGGCATTGCTGAGTTTTTCTGCAACATGTTTGGTCATGTGGTTCAAAGGGTGACAGTCATGCCTCGGAGGGACAAAGAATCGGGTGAATTTGCTTTCGTTCTTTTCAACGATGCATCAATACCGCGCATTATCATGGGGGACAAAAATGTCGTTCATCATACGATACAAGGCATGAAATGTTGGATCAGATGGTGGACAGGAACACATTATCGCTGTGTGAATTAG